Proteins from a single region of Neodiprion virginianus isolate iyNeoVirg1 chromosome 4, iyNeoVirg1.1, whole genome shotgun sequence:
- the LOC124304133 gene encoding TBC1 domain family member 1 isoform X2, whose protein sequence is MITVPITASSPYVTITSYSDASALSKRPCVKELFSAMKEQSSSSRLEKDREPTPQRSYSSAAALTSLGADISPSSSHFFEVLYIGKIKVSHKKVPESFIDDALIRFRAYELEKSKSSSNNLLTECQRLQRQASVKFLPTLNVRRDSQDSSASELGSIENISSSSVLSPTNSLDVAKTLGGSVEALSPTNNNSSENDGAENTSGVKKNKNVNLPSPEMMRNRAASTGSVLTARRDSAAKGGDEYNRTMLFQVGRYDLRLISPDRKQVLLHKQLKDVASCVQGVKNPEHFGFICREAGIECYIGYVFKCQSEAVADDLVGAITQAFVATCDASRKERHPVFSCDHCPMVWYDKLCQDIDGQNDKRTQSIIVSRLGMLPEDEQEIIVTKYKGAEACNGTLGGSGNGSSLREQNQFLMMLLRAHCEAKQARHVHDTAENRSEFLNQYLSVGVGSTIFMKAKRSLTNSFDHLMKRKGSRDDFGFNPNMRDSMLQFNSPANQKEESQSPVSSVGSGLDNCPDSNRPRSLRVSPEQQLSVNTGPKSPMMDIFLKVGNSPKMSPTESEGSNRLQSSGSWRQAILNRVVTPGKDQDIKDNVTCSGVSGKNNQPVPMRKTREELRGLWKKAINQQLILIRMERENTKLKERQEEATVKRIKLEYDELSSCARELVEVWDLLVSKESRISTKCDNQMLLQAIKQGVPRGKRGEVWQFLAEQFCLKQPPIETREFPSYNVPYEVLLKQLTSQQHAILIDLGRTFPNHPYFSCALGPGQLALFNLLKAYSLLDPEVGYCQGLSFVAGVLLLHMAEDQAFFLLRHLMFRRGLRKLYLPDMAALQLHLYQLSRLLHDRLPAIYNHFDKHEVSPTLYAAPWLLTLFASQFPLGFVTRVFDLLFLESSEVIFRVAVALLEDHQDQLLCCDSFEEIMEYLKLRVPAVDKGVLERVMKRVFYPDTEMVKQLNEYRVEYQVLQEEMLSVKPQIENLEKLELLNKQLTQENVHLNEQLEIAMSNLHRLETARSIQQSSAHKLESQNRSLEVTVATLGNFIQHLADTRTDIEIPGDVRRIVAQLSIAEKRRSSMGTKLYPLKVIEDNNNKYQPMKSNSTGRESQKMLKGNSITTETPYPLKSTLSQPNLGAKLEKVSSFFANSHNHIRQQRAQIAALRGECGDSGNDENDPKTVNIDIQITDTVSSATDIIDQSGGQLLRIEPTALEKSISLPLSNAKLKLKSSKSAYELGSVKKVPTTKLEDTTGDSLTNVAGTIHPLDTCSDVNFNYGGTTKLKCIKPGRSPGQNGQGDNLGKEIPGQNAEILTR, encoded by the exons ATGATTACCGTGCCAATTACCGCATCCAGTCCCTACGTGACTATCACATCCTACAGCGATGCCAGCGCTCTTAGCAAACGACCATGT GTCAAAGAGTTGTTCAGCGCCATGAAGGAACAGTCGTCGTCCTCTCGGCTCGAAAAGGACCGAGAACCAACCCCTCAAAGGTCGTATAGCAGCGCCGCAGCCTTGACGTCACTAGGTGCTGACATATCACCAAGTTCCTCACATTTTTTTGAG GTTCTCTACATCGGGAAAATTAAAGTTTCTCACAAAAAAGTACCGGAGTCCTTCATCGACGATGCTCTGATAAGATTTCGTGCTTACGAACTTGAGAAGTCGAAATCTTCGTCGAATAATCTACTCACCGAGTGCCAAAGACTGCAGAGACAGGCCAGCGTGAAATTCTTACCTACATTGAACGTCAGAAGAGATAGTCAG GATTCAAGTGCCAGCGAATTAGGCAGCATAGAAAATATATCGTCGAGTAGCGTGTTGTCGCCAACGAATTCGTTGGATGTTGCAAAAACGTTGGGTGGATCCGTCGAAGCGTTGTCACCGACGAACAACAACTCGTCCGAAAATGACGGAGCGGAAAATACTTCGggggtaaagaaaaataaaaacgtcaACTTGCCGTCACCGGAGATGATGAGGAACAGGGCTGCCTCCACGGGCAGCGTTTTAACCGCTAGAAGAGACTCTGCCGCAAAAGGAGGCGACGAGTACAATCGCACCATGCTTTTCCAA GTAGGTCGGTATGACTTAAGATTGATCAGTCCTGACAGAAAACAAGTCCTGCTCCACAAGCAGCTCAAAGACGTCGCCAGTTGCGTGCAG GGTGTCAAAAACCCAGAGCACTTCGGTTTTATTTGCAGAGAGGCTGGCATAGAGTGTTACATTGGCTATGTTTTCAAATGTCAATCCGAAGCTGTTGCCGATGATTTAGTTGGAG cCATCACCCAGGCGTTTGTTGCTACGTGTGATGCCTCGAGAAAAGAAAGACATCCAGTATTTTCCTGTGATCACTGCCCCATGGTTTGGTACGATAAATTATGCCAAGACATTGACG GTCAAAATGACAAGAGAACTCAAAGTATCATCGTTTCACGGCTTGGTATGTTGCCTGAGGACGAACAAGAGATTATTGTTACAAAATACAAGGGAGCCGAGGCCTGCAACGGTACTTTAGGTGGTTCCGGAAATGGTTCTAGTCTCAGAGAACAGAATCAGTTTTTAATGATGTTGTTACGCGCGCATTGCGAAGCGAAGCAGGCGAGACACGTTCACGACACAGCTGAAAATAG GAgtgaatttttaaaccaaTACCTCAGTGTCGGTGTTGGGAGTACGATATTTATGAAAGCTAAGAGGTCATTGACGAATAGTTTTGATCACCTCATGAAGCGGAAAGGTTCGCGCGATGACTTTGGATTTAATCCTAACATGAGGGATTCAATGCTACAATTTAATTCGCCTGCAAATCAAAAGGAAGAAAGTCAGAGTCCCGTCTCTTCTGTGGGATCTGGACTGGACAACTGTCCCGATTCAAACAGACCCAGATCATTGAGAGTGTCTCCTGAACAGCAGCTTAGCGTTAATACTGGGCCAAAAAGTCCCATGATGGACAT TTTTTTAAAGGTAGGCAATTCTCCGAAAATGTCTCCTACCGAGTCTGAGGGAAGCAATCGTCTGCAATCAAGTGGATCGTGGAGACAGGCGATATTAAATCGTGTGGTAACACCAGGCAAAGATCAGGACATCAAGGATAATGTTACGTGTTCTGGTGTgagtggaaaaaataatcaacccGTTCCAATGCGGAAAACTAGGGAGGAGCTACGGGGTCTCTGGAAAAAGGCAATCAATCAACAATTGATACTCATCAGAATGGAGAGAGAGAATACGAAGCTGAAAG AACGACAGGAGGAGGCAACGGTAAAAAGAATTAAACTAGAATATGACGAATTGAGCAGCTGCGCTCGAGAACTCGTTGAAGTTTGGGATTTACTAGTAAGCAAAGAGTCGAGAATATCTACAAAATGCGATAATCAAATGCTGCTCCAAGCCATCAAACAgg GTGTACCACGTGGCAAGCGTGGCGAGGTTTGGCAGTTTTTGGCTGAGcaattttgtttaaaacaaCCGCCAATTGAGACGCGTGAATTCCCAAGCTACAATGTACCCTATGAAGTTTTACTTAAGCAGCTCACATCCCAGCAACATGCGATTCTAATCGATTTGGGACGTACATTTCCTAATCATCCTTACTTCAGCTGCGCCTTAGGACCTGGGCAATTGGCTCTTTTCAACCTGCTTAAGGCCTATTCTCTTCTTGATCCCGAGGTTGGATACTGCCAAGGGCTCAGCTTCGTTGCCGGAGTTCTTCTGTTGCAT ATGGCCGAAGATCAAGCCTTCTTTTTGCTGCGTCACCTGATGTTCCGAAGAGGTCTCCGAAAGTTATACCTACCTGACATGGCTGCGCTACAATTACACTTGTATCAACTTTCACGGTTATTACACGACAGACTTCCAGCTATATACAATCATTTTGACAAGCACGAAGTCTCTCCCACTCTTTACGCAGCACCGTGGTTATTGACTTTATTTGCTAGCCAATTTCCATTGGGTTTTGTTACTAGAGTATTCG ATCTACTGTTTCTTGAAAGTTCCGAAGTCATTTTCCGTGTAGCTGTTGCGCTGTTGGAAGATCATCAAGATCAACTTCTTTGCTGTGACAGTTTTGAAGAAATCATGGAGTATCTGAAA CTCCGCGTACCAGCTGTCGACAAAGGGGTGCTCGAACGTGTAATGAAACGGGTATTCTATCCGGACACTGAAATGGTTAAACAATTGAACGAATATAGAGTTGAATATCAAGTGCTGCAGGAAGAGATGCTATCCGTTAAACCACAGATCGAGAATTTGGAGAAGCTAGAATTACTCAACAAACAGCTCACCCAAGAAAACGTCCATCTCAATGAGCAACTAGAG atTGCTATGAGCAACCTTCACCGCCTTGAAACAGCCCGGTCAATTCAACAATCATCAGCTCACAAGTTAGAATCCCAGAATCGCAGTCTTGAAGTCACAGTTGCAACGCTGGGGAATTTTATTCAGCACTTGGCCGACACAAGAACAGATATCGAGATCCCAGGTGATGTTCGTCGAATAGTTGCACAGTTGAGTATAGCGGAAAAGCGAAGAAGTAGCATGGGTACAAAACTGTATCCATTGAAAGTTATTGAAGACAACAATAACAAGTATCAACCAATGAAAAGCAACTCTACTGGTAGAGAATCTCAAAAGATGTTGAAGGGAAATAGTATCACAACTGAGACACCATACCCTTTAAAGTCGACATTGAGTCAGCCGAATTTAGGGGCAAAGCTTGAGAAGGTTTCgtcattttttgcaaattcacACAATCACATCAGACAACAACGTGCACAAATAGCTGCTTTGAGAGGAGAATGTGGAGATAGCGGTAACGACGAAAATGATCCAAAGACTGTCAATATTGATATTCAAATTACTGATACAGTGAGCTCCGCGACTGACATCATTGATCAATCAGGTGGTCAATTACTGCGCATTGAACCTACTGCATTAGAGAAGTCAATTTCCTTGCCATTGTCCAATGCTAAATTGAAACTAAAGTCGTCCAAATCAGCATACGAACTGGGTTCAGTGAAAAAAGTACCAACAACGAAACTGGAGGACACAACTGGGGATTCATTAACTAATGTAGCAGGTACCATTCATCCTTTGGATACATGTAGCGATGTAAACTTTAACTACGGCGGTACAACAAAGTTGAAATGTATAAAGCCTGGAAGGTCACCTGGCCAGAATGGACAGGGTGACAACCTGGGTAAAGAAATTCCTGGACAAAATGCAGAAATTTTAACTAGATAG
- the LOC124304133 gene encoding TBC1 domain family member 1 isoform X4, with protein MKEQSSSSRLEKDREPTPQRSYSSAAALTSLGADISPSSSHFFEVLYIGKIKVSHKKVPESFIDDALIRFRAYELEKSKSSSNNLLTECQRLQRQASVKFLPTLNVRRDSQDSSASELGSIENISSSSVLSPTNSLDVAKTLGGSVEALSPTNNNSSENDGAENTSGVKKNKNVNLPSPEMMRNRAASTGSVLTARRDSAAKGGDEYNRTMLFQVGRYDLRLISPDRKQVLLHKQLKDVASCVQGVKNPEHFGFICREAGIECYIGYVFKCQSEAVADDLVGAITQAFVATCDASRKERHPVFSCDHCPMVWYDKLCQDIDGQNDKRTQSIIVSRLGMLPEDEQEIIVTKYKGAEACNGTLGGSGNGSSLREQNQFLMMLLRAHCEAKQARHVHDTAENRSEFLNQYLSVGVGSTIFMKAKRSLTNSFDHLMKRKGSRDDFGFNPNMRDSMLQFNSPANQKEESQSPVSSVGSGLDNCPDSNRPRSLRVSPEQQLSVNTGPKSPMMDIFLKVGNSPKMSPTESEGSNRLQSSGSWRQAILNRVVTPGKDQDIKDNVTCSGVSGKNNQPVPMRKTREELRGLWKKAINQQLILIRMERENTKLKERQEEATVKRIKLEYDELSSCARELVEVWDLLVSKESRISTKCDNQMLLQAIKQGVPRGKRGEVWQFLAEQFCLKQPPIETREFPSYNVPYEVLLKQLTSQQHAILIDLGRTFPNHPYFSCALGPGQLALFNLLKAYSLLDPEVGYCQGLSFVAGVLLLHMAEDQAFFLLRHLMFRRGLRKLYLPDMAALQLHLYQLSRLLHDRLPAIYNHFDKHEVSPTLYAAPWLLTLFASQFPLGFVTRVFDLLFLESSEVIFRVAVALLEDHQDQLLCCDSFEEIMEYLKLRVPAVDKGVLERVMKRVFYPDTEMVKQLNEYRVEYQVLQEEMLSVKPQIENLEKLELLNKQLTQENVHLNEQLEIAMSNLHRLETARSIQQSSAHKLESQNRSLEVTVATLGNFIQHLADTRTDIEIPGDVRRIVAQLSIAEKRRSSMGTKLYPLKVIEDNNNKYQPMKSNSTGRESQKMLKGNSITTETPYPLKSTLSQPNLGAKLEKVSSFFANSHNHIRQQRAQIAALRGECGDSGNDENDPKTVNIDIQITDTVSSATDIIDQSGGQLLRIEPTALEKSISLPLSNAKLKLKSSKSAYELGSVKKVPTTKLEDTTGDSLTNVAGTIHPLDTCSDVNFNYGGTTKLKCIKPGRSPGQNGQGDNLGKEIPGQNAEILTR; from the exons ATGAAGGAACAGTCGTCGTCCTCTCGGCTCGAAAAGGACCGAGAACCAACCCCTCAAAGGTCGTATAGCAGCGCCGCAGCCTTGACGTCACTAGGTGCTGACATATCACCAAGTTCCTCACATTTTTTTGAG GTTCTCTACATCGGGAAAATTAAAGTTTCTCACAAAAAAGTACCGGAGTCCTTCATCGACGATGCTCTGATAAGATTTCGTGCTTACGAACTTGAGAAGTCGAAATCTTCGTCGAATAATCTACTCACCGAGTGCCAAAGACTGCAGAGACAGGCCAGCGTGAAATTCTTACCTACATTGAACGTCAGAAGAGATAGTCAG GATTCAAGTGCCAGCGAATTAGGCAGCATAGAAAATATATCGTCGAGTAGCGTGTTGTCGCCAACGAATTCGTTGGATGTTGCAAAAACGTTGGGTGGATCCGTCGAAGCGTTGTCACCGACGAACAACAACTCGTCCGAAAATGACGGAGCGGAAAATACTTCGggggtaaagaaaaataaaaacgtcaACTTGCCGTCACCGGAGATGATGAGGAACAGGGCTGCCTCCACGGGCAGCGTTTTAACCGCTAGAAGAGACTCTGCCGCAAAAGGAGGCGACGAGTACAATCGCACCATGCTTTTCCAA GTAGGTCGGTATGACTTAAGATTGATCAGTCCTGACAGAAAACAAGTCCTGCTCCACAAGCAGCTCAAAGACGTCGCCAGTTGCGTGCAG GGTGTCAAAAACCCAGAGCACTTCGGTTTTATTTGCAGAGAGGCTGGCATAGAGTGTTACATTGGCTATGTTTTCAAATGTCAATCCGAAGCTGTTGCCGATGATTTAGTTGGAG cCATCACCCAGGCGTTTGTTGCTACGTGTGATGCCTCGAGAAAAGAAAGACATCCAGTATTTTCCTGTGATCACTGCCCCATGGTTTGGTACGATAAATTATGCCAAGACATTGACG GTCAAAATGACAAGAGAACTCAAAGTATCATCGTTTCACGGCTTGGTATGTTGCCTGAGGACGAACAAGAGATTATTGTTACAAAATACAAGGGAGCCGAGGCCTGCAACGGTACTTTAGGTGGTTCCGGAAATGGTTCTAGTCTCAGAGAACAGAATCAGTTTTTAATGATGTTGTTACGCGCGCATTGCGAAGCGAAGCAGGCGAGACACGTTCACGACACAGCTGAAAATAG GAgtgaatttttaaaccaaTACCTCAGTGTCGGTGTTGGGAGTACGATATTTATGAAAGCTAAGAGGTCATTGACGAATAGTTTTGATCACCTCATGAAGCGGAAAGGTTCGCGCGATGACTTTGGATTTAATCCTAACATGAGGGATTCAATGCTACAATTTAATTCGCCTGCAAATCAAAAGGAAGAAAGTCAGAGTCCCGTCTCTTCTGTGGGATCTGGACTGGACAACTGTCCCGATTCAAACAGACCCAGATCATTGAGAGTGTCTCCTGAACAGCAGCTTAGCGTTAATACTGGGCCAAAAAGTCCCATGATGGACAT TTTTTTAAAGGTAGGCAATTCTCCGAAAATGTCTCCTACCGAGTCTGAGGGAAGCAATCGTCTGCAATCAAGTGGATCGTGGAGACAGGCGATATTAAATCGTGTGGTAACACCAGGCAAAGATCAGGACATCAAGGATAATGTTACGTGTTCTGGTGTgagtggaaaaaataatcaacccGTTCCAATGCGGAAAACTAGGGAGGAGCTACGGGGTCTCTGGAAAAAGGCAATCAATCAACAATTGATACTCATCAGAATGGAGAGAGAGAATACGAAGCTGAAAG AACGACAGGAGGAGGCAACGGTAAAAAGAATTAAACTAGAATATGACGAATTGAGCAGCTGCGCTCGAGAACTCGTTGAAGTTTGGGATTTACTAGTAAGCAAAGAGTCGAGAATATCTACAAAATGCGATAATCAAATGCTGCTCCAAGCCATCAAACAgg GTGTACCACGTGGCAAGCGTGGCGAGGTTTGGCAGTTTTTGGCTGAGcaattttgtttaaaacaaCCGCCAATTGAGACGCGTGAATTCCCAAGCTACAATGTACCCTATGAAGTTTTACTTAAGCAGCTCACATCCCAGCAACATGCGATTCTAATCGATTTGGGACGTACATTTCCTAATCATCCTTACTTCAGCTGCGCCTTAGGACCTGGGCAATTGGCTCTTTTCAACCTGCTTAAGGCCTATTCTCTTCTTGATCCCGAGGTTGGATACTGCCAAGGGCTCAGCTTCGTTGCCGGAGTTCTTCTGTTGCAT ATGGCCGAAGATCAAGCCTTCTTTTTGCTGCGTCACCTGATGTTCCGAAGAGGTCTCCGAAAGTTATACCTACCTGACATGGCTGCGCTACAATTACACTTGTATCAACTTTCACGGTTATTACACGACAGACTTCCAGCTATATACAATCATTTTGACAAGCACGAAGTCTCTCCCACTCTTTACGCAGCACCGTGGTTATTGACTTTATTTGCTAGCCAATTTCCATTGGGTTTTGTTACTAGAGTATTCG ATCTACTGTTTCTTGAAAGTTCCGAAGTCATTTTCCGTGTAGCTGTTGCGCTGTTGGAAGATCATCAAGATCAACTTCTTTGCTGTGACAGTTTTGAAGAAATCATGGAGTATCTGAAA CTCCGCGTACCAGCTGTCGACAAAGGGGTGCTCGAACGTGTAATGAAACGGGTATTCTATCCGGACACTGAAATGGTTAAACAATTGAACGAATATAGAGTTGAATATCAAGTGCTGCAGGAAGAGATGCTATCCGTTAAACCACAGATCGAGAATTTGGAGAAGCTAGAATTACTCAACAAACAGCTCACCCAAGAAAACGTCCATCTCAATGAGCAACTAGAG atTGCTATGAGCAACCTTCACCGCCTTGAAACAGCCCGGTCAATTCAACAATCATCAGCTCACAAGTTAGAATCCCAGAATCGCAGTCTTGAAGTCACAGTTGCAACGCTGGGGAATTTTATTCAGCACTTGGCCGACACAAGAACAGATATCGAGATCCCAGGTGATGTTCGTCGAATAGTTGCACAGTTGAGTATAGCGGAAAAGCGAAGAAGTAGCATGGGTACAAAACTGTATCCATTGAAAGTTATTGAAGACAACAATAACAAGTATCAACCAATGAAAAGCAACTCTACTGGTAGAGAATCTCAAAAGATGTTGAAGGGAAATAGTATCACAACTGAGACACCATACCCTTTAAAGTCGACATTGAGTCAGCCGAATTTAGGGGCAAAGCTTGAGAAGGTTTCgtcattttttgcaaattcacACAATCACATCAGACAACAACGTGCACAAATAGCTGCTTTGAGAGGAGAATGTGGAGATAGCGGTAACGACGAAAATGATCCAAAGACTGTCAATATTGATATTCAAATTACTGATACAGTGAGCTCCGCGACTGACATCATTGATCAATCAGGTGGTCAATTACTGCGCATTGAACCTACTGCATTAGAGAAGTCAATTTCCTTGCCATTGTCCAATGCTAAATTGAAACTAAAGTCGTCCAAATCAGCATACGAACTGGGTTCAGTGAAAAAAGTACCAACAACGAAACTGGAGGACACAACTGGGGATTCATTAACTAATGTAGCAGGTACCATTCATCCTTTGGATACATGTAGCGATGTAAACTTTAACTACGGCGGTACAACAAAGTTGAAATGTATAAAGCCTGGAAGGTCACCTGGCCAGAATGGACAGGGTGACAACCTGGGTAAAGAAATTCCTGGACAAAATGCAGAAATTTTAACTAGATAG